The following coding sequences are from one Papilio machaon chromosome 8, ilPapMach1.1, whole genome shotgun sequence window:
- the LOC106719655 gene encoding pyruvate kinase-like isoform X2, which translates to MKAIETRNRKFQMGSAEKPGMQMAAADVGSHLEHMCSLDIDSKASYVRLSGIICTIGPVSRDVAMLEKMMETGMNVARMNFSHGSHEYHAETIKNCREAEKNYSAKLGVPFSLAIALDTKGPEIRTGLLEGGGSAEVELKKGETIKLTTNPAYQEKGNAAMIYVDYKNITGVVKPGNKIFIDDGLISIICQSSTADTLVCTIENGGMLGSRKGVNLPGLPVDLPAVSEKDKSDLLFGVEQGVDMIFASFIRNGAALTEIRGILGEKGKNIKIISKIENHQGMVNLDEIIAASDGIMVARGDLGIEIPPEKVFLAQKTMIARCNQVGKPVICATQMLESMVKKPRPTRAETSDVANAILDGADCVMLSGETAKGDYPLECVLTMANICKEAEAAIWHRQLFTDLVAQVKGPIEPAHSLAIAAVEASSKCMASAIVVITTSGRSAHLLSKYRPRCPVIAVTRHPQTARQAHLYRGVLPLVYKEAAASDWLKDVDLRVQFGLQFGRQRGFIRRGDQVIVVTGWRQGSGYTNTMRIIPVVD; encoded by the exons atgaaggCGATAGAAACACGAAACAGAAAATTTCAg ATGGGATCCGCGGAGAAGCCGGGCATGCAAATGGCGGCGGCGGACGTGGGCTCGCACCTTGAGCACATGTGCAGCCTTGACATTGACTCCAAGGCCAGCTATGTGCGCCTCTCCGGCATCATCTGCACCATCG GGCCGGTTTCTAGAGATGTAGCAATGCTGGAGAAGATGATGGAGACGGGTATGAACGTGGCTCGTATGAACTTCTCTCACGGCTCGCACGAGTACCACGCTGAAACTATCAAGAACTGCCGCGAAGCTGAGAAGAACTACAGCGCGAAGCTCGGTGTGCCTTTCTCTTTAGCCATTGCACTTGATACTAAAGGCCCCGAGATCAGAACTGGTCTACTTGAAGGT GGTGGTTCAGCTGAAGTGGAATTAAAGAAAGGGGAGACCATCAAACTGACCACAAATCCAGCTTACCAAGAAAAGGGAAACGCGGCCATGATCTACGTCGACTACAAGAACATCACCGGCGTTGTGAAGCCGGGGAACAAGATCTTCATTGATGATGGACTAATCTCTATCATCTGTCAGTCCTCCACTGCGGATACACTCGTCTGCACCATAGAGAATGGAG GTATGCTTGGGTCTAGAAAGGGTGTGAACCTGCCTGGTTTGCCCGTGGACCTTCCCGCTGTGTCTGAGAAAGACAAGTCTGATCTACTCTTCGGTGTGGAACAAGGT GTGGATATGATCTTCGCGTCTTTCATCCGTAATGGTGCTGCGCTGACGGAGATCCGCGGCATCCTCGGAGAGAAGGGAAAGAATATCAAGATCATCTCCAAGATTGAGAACCACCAGGGTATGGTCAACCTTGACGAGATCATCGCC gcATCTGATGGTATTATGGTAGCTCGTGGAGATCTTGGTATTGAAATCCCACCGGAAAAAGTGTTCCTCGCACAGAAGACGATGATCGCTCGTTGTAACCAA GTGGGTAAGCCAGTGATCTGCGCAACTCAAATGTTAGAATCAATGGTGAAGAAGCCGAGACCGACGCGAGCTGAGACATCAGATGTTGCCAACGCCATTTTGGATGGTGCGGATTGTGTCATGTTGTCGGGAGAGACAGCTAAAGGCGACTATCCGCTGGAATGTGTGCTCACAATGGCTAACATCTGTAAGGAGGCTGAGGCTGCTATATGGCATCGCCAGCTCTTCACAGACCTCGTTGCACAG GTGAAAGGTCCTATAGAGCCGGCACACTCCCTCGCGATAGCAGCAGTGGAGGCATCCAGCAAGTGCATGGCGTCCGCCATCGTGGTGATCACCACCAGCGGCCGGTCCGCGCACCTGCTCAGCAAGTACCGGCCGCGCTGTCCCGTCATCGCCGTCACCCGACACCCGCAGACAGCACGTCAGGCTCATCTCTACCGCGGTGTGCTACCTCTCGTCTACAAAg AGGCAGCTGCTAGTGATTGGCTGAAGGATGTAGATCTGCGAGTTCAGTTCGGGCTACAGTTCGGTCGTCAGCGTGGCTTCATCCGTCGCGGAGACCAGGTCATCGTTGTCACCGGATGGCGCCAGGGATCAGGATACACCAACACCATGCGCATCAT cCCCGTGGTGGACTAA
- the LOC106719655 gene encoding pyruvate kinase-like isoform X3 — protein MAFMGSAEKPGMQMAAADVGSHLEHMCSLDIDSKASYVRLSGIICTIGPVSRDVAMLEKMMETGMNVARMNFSHGSHEYHAETIKNCREAEKNYSAKLGVPFSLAIALDTKGPEIRTGLLEGGGSAEVELKKGETIKLTTNPAYQEKGNAAMIYVDYKNITGVVKPGNKIFIDDGLISIICQSSTADTLVCTIENGGMLGSRKGVNLPGLPVDLPAVSEKDKSDLLFGVEQGVDMIFASFIRNGAALTEIRGILGEKGKNIKIISKIENHQGMVNLDEIIAASDGIMVARGDLGIEIPPEKVFLAQKTMIARCNQVGKPVICATQMLESMVKKPRPTRAETSDVANAILDGADCVMLSGETAKGDYPLECVLTMANICKEAEAAIWHRQLFTDLVAQVKGPIEPAHSLAIAAVEASSKCMASAIVVITTSGRSAHLLSKYRPRCPVIAVTRHPQTARQAHLYRGVLPLVYKEAAASDWLKDVDLRVQFGLQFGRQRGFIRRGDQVIVVTGWRQGSGYTNTMRIIPVVD, from the exons atGGCATTT ATGGGATCCGCGGAGAAGCCGGGCATGCAAATGGCGGCGGCGGACGTGGGCTCGCACCTTGAGCACATGTGCAGCCTTGACATTGACTCCAAGGCCAGCTATGTGCGCCTCTCCGGCATCATCTGCACCATCG GGCCGGTTTCTAGAGATGTAGCAATGCTGGAGAAGATGATGGAGACGGGTATGAACGTGGCTCGTATGAACTTCTCTCACGGCTCGCACGAGTACCACGCTGAAACTATCAAGAACTGCCGCGAAGCTGAGAAGAACTACAGCGCGAAGCTCGGTGTGCCTTTCTCTTTAGCCATTGCACTTGATACTAAAGGCCCCGAGATCAGAACTGGTCTACTTGAAGGT GGTGGTTCAGCTGAAGTGGAATTAAAGAAAGGGGAGACCATCAAACTGACCACAAATCCAGCTTACCAAGAAAAGGGAAACGCGGCCATGATCTACGTCGACTACAAGAACATCACCGGCGTTGTGAAGCCGGGGAACAAGATCTTCATTGATGATGGACTAATCTCTATCATCTGTCAGTCCTCCACTGCGGATACACTCGTCTGCACCATAGAGAATGGAG GTATGCTTGGGTCTAGAAAGGGTGTGAACCTGCCTGGTTTGCCCGTGGACCTTCCCGCTGTGTCTGAGAAAGACAAGTCTGATCTACTCTTCGGTGTGGAACAAGGT GTGGATATGATCTTCGCGTCTTTCATCCGTAATGGTGCTGCGCTGACGGAGATCCGCGGCATCCTCGGAGAGAAGGGAAAGAATATCAAGATCATCTCCAAGATTGAGAACCACCAGGGTATGGTCAACCTTGACGAGATCATCGCC gcATCTGATGGTATTATGGTAGCTCGTGGAGATCTTGGTATTGAAATCCCACCGGAAAAAGTGTTCCTCGCACAGAAGACGATGATCGCTCGTTGTAACCAA GTGGGTAAGCCAGTGATCTGCGCAACTCAAATGTTAGAATCAATGGTGAAGAAGCCGAGACCGACGCGAGCTGAGACATCAGATGTTGCCAACGCCATTTTGGATGGTGCGGATTGTGTCATGTTGTCGGGAGAGACAGCTAAAGGCGACTATCCGCTGGAATGTGTGCTCACAATGGCTAACATCTGTAAGGAGGCTGAGGCTGCTATATGGCATCGCCAGCTCTTCACAGACCTCGTTGCACAG GTGAAAGGTCCTATAGAGCCGGCACACTCCCTCGCGATAGCAGCAGTGGAGGCATCCAGCAAGTGCATGGCGTCCGCCATCGTGGTGATCACCACCAGCGGCCGGTCCGCGCACCTGCTCAGCAAGTACCGGCCGCGCTGTCCCGTCATCGCCGTCACCCGACACCCGCAGACAGCACGTCAGGCTCATCTCTACCGCGGTGTGCTACCTCTCGTCTACAAAg AGGCAGCTGCTAGTGATTGGCTGAAGGATGTAGATCTGCGAGTTCAGTTCGGGCTACAGTTCGGTCGTCAGCGTGGCTTCATCCGTCGCGGAGACCAGGTCATCGTTGTCACCGGATGGCGCCAGGGATCAGGATACACCAACACCATGCGCATCAT cCCCGTGGTGGACTAA
- the LOC106719655 gene encoding pyruvate kinase-like isoform X1: protein MVWSTIYDGKTEMGSAEKPGMQMAAADVGSHLEHMCSLDIDSKASYVRLSGIICTIGPVSRDVAMLEKMMETGMNVARMNFSHGSHEYHAETIKNCREAEKNYSAKLGVPFSLAIALDTKGPEIRTGLLEGGGSAEVELKKGETIKLTTNPAYQEKGNAAMIYVDYKNITGVVKPGNKIFIDDGLISIICQSSTADTLVCTIENGGMLGSRKGVNLPGLPVDLPAVSEKDKSDLLFGVEQGVDMIFASFIRNGAALTEIRGILGEKGKNIKIISKIENHQGMVNLDEIIAASDGIMVARGDLGIEIPPEKVFLAQKTMIARCNQVGKPVICATQMLESMVKKPRPTRAETSDVANAILDGADCVMLSGETAKGDYPLECVLTMANICKEAEAAIWHRQLFTDLVAQVKGPIEPAHSLAIAAVEASSKCMASAIVVITTSGRSAHLLSKYRPRCPVIAVTRHPQTARQAHLYRGVLPLVYKEAAASDWLKDVDLRVQFGLQFGRQRGFIRRGDQVIVVTGWRQGSGYTNTMRIIPVVD, encoded by the exons ATGGTGTGGTCGACAATATACGATGGCAAAACTGAG ATGGGATCCGCGGAGAAGCCGGGCATGCAAATGGCGGCGGCGGACGTGGGCTCGCACCTTGAGCACATGTGCAGCCTTGACATTGACTCCAAGGCCAGCTATGTGCGCCTCTCCGGCATCATCTGCACCATCG GGCCGGTTTCTAGAGATGTAGCAATGCTGGAGAAGATGATGGAGACGGGTATGAACGTGGCTCGTATGAACTTCTCTCACGGCTCGCACGAGTACCACGCTGAAACTATCAAGAACTGCCGCGAAGCTGAGAAGAACTACAGCGCGAAGCTCGGTGTGCCTTTCTCTTTAGCCATTGCACTTGATACTAAAGGCCCCGAGATCAGAACTGGTCTACTTGAAGGT GGTGGTTCAGCTGAAGTGGAATTAAAGAAAGGGGAGACCATCAAACTGACCACAAATCCAGCTTACCAAGAAAAGGGAAACGCGGCCATGATCTACGTCGACTACAAGAACATCACCGGCGTTGTGAAGCCGGGGAACAAGATCTTCATTGATGATGGACTAATCTCTATCATCTGTCAGTCCTCCACTGCGGATACACTCGTCTGCACCATAGAGAATGGAG GTATGCTTGGGTCTAGAAAGGGTGTGAACCTGCCTGGTTTGCCCGTGGACCTTCCCGCTGTGTCTGAGAAAGACAAGTCTGATCTACTCTTCGGTGTGGAACAAGGT GTGGATATGATCTTCGCGTCTTTCATCCGTAATGGTGCTGCGCTGACGGAGATCCGCGGCATCCTCGGAGAGAAGGGAAAGAATATCAAGATCATCTCCAAGATTGAGAACCACCAGGGTATGGTCAACCTTGACGAGATCATCGCC gcATCTGATGGTATTATGGTAGCTCGTGGAGATCTTGGTATTGAAATCCCACCGGAAAAAGTGTTCCTCGCACAGAAGACGATGATCGCTCGTTGTAACCAA GTGGGTAAGCCAGTGATCTGCGCAACTCAAATGTTAGAATCAATGGTGAAGAAGCCGAGACCGACGCGAGCTGAGACATCAGATGTTGCCAACGCCATTTTGGATGGTGCGGATTGTGTCATGTTGTCGGGAGAGACAGCTAAAGGCGACTATCCGCTGGAATGTGTGCTCACAATGGCTAACATCTGTAAGGAGGCTGAGGCTGCTATATGGCATCGCCAGCTCTTCACAGACCTCGTTGCACAG GTGAAAGGTCCTATAGAGCCGGCACACTCCCTCGCGATAGCAGCAGTGGAGGCATCCAGCAAGTGCATGGCGTCCGCCATCGTGGTGATCACCACCAGCGGCCGGTCCGCGCACCTGCTCAGCAAGTACCGGCCGCGCTGTCCCGTCATCGCCGTCACCCGACACCCGCAGACAGCACGTCAGGCTCATCTCTACCGCGGTGTGCTACCTCTCGTCTACAAAg AGGCAGCTGCTAGTGATTGGCTGAAGGATGTAGATCTGCGAGTTCAGTTCGGGCTACAGTTCGGTCGTCAGCGTGGCTTCATCCGTCGCGGAGACCAGGTCATCGTTGTCACCGGATGGCGCCAGGGATCAGGATACACCAACACCATGCGCATCAT cCCCGTGGTGGACTAA